TCCGGCATGTTCGAGGGCAAGGCGCTCGGCACGGCGGGCGATCAGACGGCGAACCAGTTCCTCGTCCACGCGCTGCGCCAGCAGCGGGCGGACGACGGGCTGCTCAGCGAAGAGAGCAAGGACACCGCCGCAAGGCTGGACACGGCGCGCTGCTGGATCGTCGATCCCGTCGACGGCACGCGCGAATACGGCGAGGCGCGCGATGACTGGGCGGTGCATGTCGGTCTGGCGGTGGATGGCCGGGCGAGCGTGGGCGCGGTCGCGCTGCCGGGGCCTGGCATCGTGCTGCGCTCCGACCAGCCCGTTGCCGTGCCGCCCGCGCCCGATACCCTGCGCATGGTGGTCAGCCGCACCCGCCCCGCCGCACAGGCCGTGGCCGTGGCCGACCGGCTGGGCGCGGAACTGGTGCCGATGGGCAGCGCCGGCGCTAAGGCGATGGCGATTGTCCTGGGCCAGGCGGACATCTACCTTCATTCCGGCGGGCAGTACGAATGGGATAGCTGCGCGCCCGTCGCCGTGGCCCTTGCGCACGGCCTGCATTGCAGTCGCATGGATGGCAGCGCGCTCGTCTACAACCGTCAGGATACCTACATGCCCGACCTGCTGATCTGCCGCCCCGAACACGCCGATTCGGTTTTCGCGGCCCTCGCCGGCCTAGACAAGTAACGGCTGCAACGATTCCCGATTGACCGGTTTGGCGCTTTGCAGCACAGCGGCGCTCGTCCGGTGAACGCGCAAGCGTGCGGCGGCAGCGCGGGAGAGCCTTTCCGATGGAAAGGCACCGAAGGAGCAACCGCCCCGGAAACTCTCAGGTACAAGGGACCGCGCGGCCGGAACGGACACTCTGGAAAGCGTTTCCCGGAAGGGCGACCACCGACGGAGTAAGGCGGGCTACCACTACGGAGCCCGCCGGAATCTCTCAGGTCCCAGCGACAGAGGGGGCATGGTGAACGTGGCCGGCTTTCGGCCATGGCCAAACCGTGCCGGAGCCTGTCTTGAGCGACCCTGAAACCGAAACCGAAGTCGAAAACCCGCCCGAAAAGCTGCCTCTCGACGCCTGGCACCGCGAACTCGGTGCGCGCATGGTGCCCTTCGCGGGGTATGAAATGCCGATCCAGTATGCCGGTGAGCATGGCGGCATCGTGGCCGAACACAATTGGACGCGGGCGCACGCGGGCCTGTTCGACGTCAGCCACATGGGCCAGCTCTATGTCAGCGGTGAGGGTGCGGAGGCGGCGATGGAAGCCGTGCTGCCGATCGACCTTTCCACCATGGCTGTGGGTCAGGTGCGCTATTCACTGCTGCTGGACGAGAACGGCGGCGTGCTCGACGACCTGATGGTGACGCGCTGGGGAACGGGGTTCTACCTGGTCGTCAACGGCGCGACCAAGTGGGACGACATCGCCCACCTTCGTGAGCATCTGCCCGACGAGGTCAGCCTCAATCACCTCGATGACAGCGCGCTCCTGGCCCTGCAGGGGCCGGAGGCCGCGGCGGCGCTTGCCCGGGTGACCGAGGGCGATCTGGCGGCCCTCACCTTCATGCGCGGGGGCGAGTTCACCCTCGACGGCGTGCCCGCCTGGATCAGCCGTACGGGGTACACCGGCGAGGACGGGTTCGAGATTTCCGTGCCCGCTGCAGACGTTGCGCGCATTGCCTCCCTGCTGCTTGACCAGCCCGAAGTGCAGCCCATTGGCCTCGGCGCGCGCGACAGCCTGCGGCTGGAAGCAGGGCTGCCGCTCTATGGCCACGACCTTTCGCCCGGGACCTCGCCCATCGAGGCGGGCCTGATCTTCGGCATCAACAAGCGCCGCCGCGCCGACGCCGGCGGCGACTTCCCCGGTGCCGCGCGCATCCGCCGCGAGATCGCCGAGGGCACGGGCCGCAAGCTCGTCGGCCTGGCGCTCGAAGGCCGCCTGCCCGCGCGCGAGGGGGCAGGCGTCTATTCCGGCGACAGCAAGGTCGGAACGGTCACCAGTGGCGGCTT
This is a stretch of genomic DNA from Aurantiacibacter arachoides. It encodes these proteins:
- a CDS encoding 3'(2'),5'-bisphosphate nucleotidase CysQ encodes the protein MTDAELAAHLADTAGRILIQVRDSGMFEGKALGTAGDQTANQFLVHALRQQRADDGLLSEESKDTAARLDTARCWIVDPVDGTREYGEARDDWAVHVGLAVDGRASVGAVALPGPGIVLRSDQPVAVPPAPDTLRMVVSRTRPAAQAVAVADRLGAELVPMGSAGAKAMAIVLGQADIYLHSGGQYEWDSCAPVAVALAHGLHCSRMDGSALVYNRQDTYMPDLLICRPEHADSVFAALAGLDK
- the gcvT gene encoding glycine cleavage system aminomethyltransferase GcvT, translating into MSDPETETEVENPPEKLPLDAWHRELGARMVPFAGYEMPIQYAGEHGGIVAEHNWTRAHAGLFDVSHMGQLYVSGEGAEAAMEAVLPIDLSTMAVGQVRYSLLLDENGGVLDDLMVTRWGTGFYLVVNGATKWDDIAHLREHLPDEVSLNHLDDSALLALQGPEAAAALARVTEGDLAALTFMRGGEFTLDGVPAWISRTGYTGEDGFEISVPAADVARIASLLLDQPEVQPIGLGARDSLRLEAGLPLYGHDLSPGTSPIEAGLIFGINKRRRADAGGDFPGAARIRREIAEGTGRKLVGLALEGRLPAREGAGVYSGDSKVGTVTSGGFSPTLGYPIAMAYVDAASAAEGSELTCEVRGKHLPARVVPLPFVPHTYHRKGA